From the genome of Mycobacterium kansasii ATCC 12478:
TCCTGATCCCACTCGAAGGTATTGCCGCCCGGGGTCGGCAGGTTACGCCAGCGCTCGTCACCCTTGAACACGTCGGCGTAGTTCTTGGTGAACATCTCCTGGTTGATCGCCGACGCGATGGTGTCGGAGACGTCTTTCTGCGACGGCCAGATGTCTTTCAAGTAGACGTCGTTGCCGTCTTTATCGGTGCCCAACTTCTGTGACTCGAAGTCGAAGTCCATGGTCCCGGCCAACGCGTAGGCAACCACCAACGGTGGTGAGGCCAGGTAGTTCATCTTGACGTCGGGATTGATACGGCCTTCGAAGTTGCGGTTGCCCGACAGCACGGCCGCCACCGAAAGGTCGTTGTCGTTGATCGCCTTCGAGATTTCCTCGGGCAGTGGGCCCGAATTGCCGATACACGTGGTGCACCCGTAGCCGACCAGATAGAAGCCGAGTTTCTCCAGATACGGCCATAGGCCGGCCTTGTCGTAGTAGTCGCTGACCACTTGGGAGCCCGGGGCCATGGTGGTCTTCACCCACGGCTTGGCGGCCAGCCCCTTTTCGACGGCGTTTTTCGCCAGCAGCGCCGCGCCCAGCATCACCTCCGGGTTGGAGGTGTTGGTGCACGAGGTGACGGCGGCGATCACCACCGCGCCGTGGTCGAGCACGAATTCGCCGAGTTCGTCGGACTTCACCGTCACCGGGTTGCTCACCCTGCCCTTGGCGTGTTTGGCGGCCGACTCCACCGGAGCGTGGTCGTCGGCGTGGCCGTTGCTCAGTGCCCCCGGGTCGCTGGCCGGGAACGTCTCGTCGACCATCTCGTCCAGCTTCGAGTAGTCCTTCTTGTCTGGGTCGTCGCCGACATAGTTCGGAATCTGCTCGCGGAACGTGGATTTGGCGTCCGACAACGCGATGCGGTCCTGTGGTCGCTTGGGTCCGGCGATCGACGGCACCACGTCGGACAGGTCAAGTTCGATGTATTCCGAGTACGCGGGCTCGTGTTTCGGGTCGTGCCACATGCCCTGTTCTTTGGCGTAGGCCTCCACCAGCGCCAGCTGCTCCGGGTCGCGGCCGGTGAACCGCAGATAGCTGATGGTCTCCTCGTCGATCGGGAAAATGGCTGCCGTAGAACCGAATTCGGGGCTCATGTTGCCCAGGGTGGCGCGGTTGGCCAACGGCACCTCGGCCACCCCCGCGCCGTAGAACTCGACGAATTTGCCCACCACGCCGTGCTTGCGCAGCATCTCGGTCACGGTCAGCACGACATCGGTGGCCGTGACGCCGGGCTGGATCTCGCCGGTCAGCTTGAAGCCGACCACCCGCGGGATCAGCATTGACACGGGCTGGCCCAGCATGGCCGCCTCGGCCTCGATGCCGCCCACGCCCCAGCCCAGTACGCCCAGGCCGTTGACCATGGTGGTGTGCGAGTCGGTGCCCACGACCGTGTCGGGGTAGGCCACCCCATCGCGGTCCATGACGACGCTCGCCAGGTATTCGATATTGACCTGGTGCACAATGCCGGTGCCCGGCGGCACCACCTTGAAGTCGCGGAAAGCGCCCTGGCCCCACCGCAAGAACTGATAGCGCTCGCCGTTGCGCTGGTACTCGATCTCGACGTTGCGCTCGAACGCGTCGGCCCGCCCGAACAGGTCGGCGATCACCGAGTGGTCGATCACCAGGTCCGCGGGCGCCAGCGGGTTGACCTTGTCGGGCTTGCCGCCCAGGTCGGCGATGGCCTCCCGCATGGTGGCCAAGTCGACGATGCAGGGCACGCCGGTGAAGTCCTGCATGACGACCCGGGCGGGCGTGTACTGGATTTCGACGCTGGGCTCGGCTTCGGGGTCCCAGTTCGCGATCGCCTCGATGTGATCCTTGGTGATGTTGCTGCCGTCTTCGTTACGCAGCAGGTTCTCCGCGAGGACCTTGAGGCTGTAGGGGAGTCTCTTAGTGTTGGGGACGGCGTCGAGGCGATAGATCTGGTAACTCCGGTCGCCGACCTTGAGTGTGTTGCGGGCTCCGAACGAGTTCACAGACTCTTTGCTGGTCACATCAACTCCCGAGGATTCAGTTCTGCCGCCGACGGGCCGTGTCGACGGTGCTTCACATGCTCAGCCACTTTAACAGTACGTTTGTCCTGCATTTCGGTTGGTACCCGTACCCTTCAGTCTTGTCGTGCCGGGCGCGAGTTGAAAAGCCCCTCGCCGATTGGACTGGCGGGATACCGACAACGCGGCGAAATTGCCGTCCCTACCGCACGGCTGAACGCCGCCGACGCATCCTCAACGCGTACGGTGCCTGTAGCGCCACGGGAGGTGCGAGAGGAGCGAGACCATGACCGGGCACGACACCGCAGGCCAGCTGCCGTTACCCCAGACGATCCCGTTCCTGCCGGCCTATATTCCACAGGACGTCGACATGACGGCGGTCAAGGCACAAGTCGCCGCGGTCGGCGTCAGCGCGCCACCGCCCGCCGTGCCAGGATTGCTCGAGGTGGTCAACCACGCGCACGACGAGGGCATCAACCTCAAGATCGTCCTGCTGGACCACAACCCGCCCAATGACACTCCGTTGCGGGATATCGCGACCGTGGTGGGAGCCGACTACAAGGACGCGACGGTGTTGGTGCTCAGTCCCAGCTACGTCGGCAGCTACAGCACGCAATACCCGCGGGTCACCCTGGAGGCGGGGGAGGACCATTCCAAGACGGGCAACCCGGTGCAGTCCGCACAGAATTTCTTGCACGAGCTGGACACACCGGAGTTTCCCTGGGCCGGATTGACCATTTTTTTGCTGATTGCGGTGCTTGCCGCAGCCGTCGGCACCCGGTTCATGCAGCTGCGCGCCCGGCGGTCAGCAACCTCGGGTGACAGTGCCGACACGATTTCGGATCAAGCCGGCCAGGGCATCTAGCCAGCATGTGAGCCTCGGCCCAGGGTAGTTCGCCGGCCACGTGGTTCGGCGGCGGCAAACGCTTCACATCACCATTCGGTCACATTAATTGCACGTCCAGGGTGCACTTTGTGACATACGTTTCTTTAGCGTCAGGTGTGACGTACGGTGCGAATGATGATTGTGATGCCATTAACGCTTTCGGCGCTGAATGCCGTCCGTCCGGTTTGAGCCATAGGAGACCAGAGTCGATGAGACGGACCCGAGGTGGCTCTGCTTCACGATCGGCAGCACGGTTGGTGCGACCGGCCATTCCGTCGGTAGTGAGCGTGCTCTTGCTGGTATCGACTCCCGGACTGGCACCCGCCAGTCCCGGCACTGATCCCATCGCCGCGCTGATCGCGGAGGTCGCCAAGGCCAATCAGCGGCTGGAGGACCTCAGCGCCGCCGTGGAGATGGAGCAGGAGAGCGTCAACAAAGCGATGGTCGCCGTGGAGACCGCTCGTGACGAGGCCACCGCTGCCGAACATGAACTCGAGATCAGTCAACAGGCCGTCAAGGACGCCAACGCGGCGATCTCTGCAGCCCAACACCGATTCGACAGCTTCGCGGCGGCCACCTATATGAATGGCCCGTCCGACGGCTACCTGACCGCCAAGAGCCCCGACGACATCATCGCCGCCGCAACCGCGACGAGGGCGATGACCGCCAGCACCCAGACGGTGATGGCCAACCTGCAGCGGGCCCGAACCGAACAAGTGAACAAGGAATCGGCGGCCCGGCTGGCCAAGCAGAAGGCCGACAAGGCCGCTGCCGAGGCGAAAGCAAGCCAGGACGCGGCGGTGGCCGCCCTCACCGACACCCAGCGCAAGTTCGACGAACAGCGCGAGGAGGTCAATCGCCTGGCCGCAGAGCGTGACGAGGCGCAGGCCAGGCTGCAGGCGGCCAGGCTGGTCGCCTGGTCCTCGGCCGGCGGGCAGGGCACGCCCGCTGAGATGTGGGACCCGGGCGCAGGACCCGGCGGCGGCCGCCGCTGGGACGGGTGGGACCCGTCGTTGCCGCAGATTCCCAGCGCTAACATCCCCGGCGACCCGATCGCCGTGGTCAACCAGGTGTTGGGCTACTCGGCGACCTCGGCGCAGGTCACCGCCCAGATGGGACGAAACTTCCTGCAGCAGCTGGGCATCCTCAAACCCACCGACACCGGCATCACCAACGCCCCGGCGGGTTCGACGCATGCCGGCCGGATTCCGCGGGTCTACGGACGTCAGGCCAGCGAGTACGTGATCCGTCGGGGCATGTCACAGATCGGGGTTCCGTATTCCTGGGGTGGCGGCAATGCCGCGGGCCCCAGCAAGGGCATCGACTCCGGGGCCGGCATTACCGGCTTCGACTGTTCCGGACTGGTCTTGTATTCGTTTGCCGGGGTCGGCATCAAGCTGCCGCACTACTCGGGTTCGCAATACAACCTGGGCCGCAAGATCCCGACTTCCCAGATGCGTCGCGGCGACGTCATCTTCTACGGCCCCGGCGGCAGCCAGCACGTGACGATCTACCTGGGCGACGGTCAGA
Proteins encoded in this window:
- a CDS encoding aconitate hydratase, with the translated sequence MTSKESVNSFGARNTLKVGDRSYQIYRLDAVPNTKRLPYSLKVLAENLLRNEDGSNITKDHIEAIANWDPEAEPSVEIQYTPARVVMQDFTGVPCIVDLATMREAIADLGGKPDKVNPLAPADLVIDHSVIADLFGRADAFERNVEIEYQRNGERYQFLRWGQGAFRDFKVVPPGTGIVHQVNIEYLASVVMDRDGVAYPDTVVGTDSHTTMVNGLGVLGWGVGGIEAEAAMLGQPVSMLIPRVVGFKLTGEIQPGVTATDVVLTVTEMLRKHGVVGKFVEFYGAGVAEVPLANRATLGNMSPEFGSTAAIFPIDEETISYLRFTGRDPEQLALVEAYAKEQGMWHDPKHEPAYSEYIELDLSDVVPSIAGPKRPQDRIALSDAKSTFREQIPNYVGDDPDKKDYSKLDEMVDETFPASDPGALSNGHADDHAPVESAAKHAKGRVSNPVTVKSDELGEFVLDHGAVVIAAVTSCTNTSNPEVMLGAALLAKNAVEKGLAAKPWVKTTMAPGSQVVSDYYDKAGLWPYLEKLGFYLVGYGCTTCIGNSGPLPEEISKAINDNDLSVAAVLSGNRNFEGRINPDVKMNYLASPPLVVAYALAGTMDFDFESQKLGTDKDGNDVYLKDIWPSQKDVSDTIASAINQEMFTKNYADVFKGDERWRNLPTPGGNTFEWDQDSTYVRKPPYFEGMSAEPEPVRNITGARVLALLGDSVTTDHISPAGSIKPGTPAAQYLDEHGVERKDYNSFGSRRGNHEVMIRGTFANIRLRNQLLEDVSGGYTRDFTQEGGPQAFIYDAAQNYAAQNIPLVVLGGKEYGSGSSRDWAAKGTLLLGVRAVIAESFERIHRSNLIGMGVIPLQFPEGESASSLGLDGTEVFDITGIAALNDGKTPKTVHVKASKNAGGDAAVEFDAVVRIDTPGEADYYRNGGILQFVLRNMLKSG
- a CDS encoding DUF6676 family protein; translation: MTGHDTAGQLPLPQTIPFLPAYIPQDVDMTAVKAQVAAVGVSAPPPAVPGLLEVVNHAHDEGINLKIVLLDHNPPNDTPLRDIATVVGADYKDATVLVLSPSYVGSYSTQYPRVTLEAGEDHSKTGNPVQSAQNFLHELDTPEFPWAGLTIFLLIAVLAAAVGTRFMQLRARRSATSGDSADTISDQAGQGI
- the ripA gene encoding NlpC/P60 family peptidoglycan endopeptidase RipA, encoding MRRTRGGSASRSAARLVRPAIPSVVSVLLLVSTPGLAPASPGTDPIAALIAEVAKANQRLEDLSAAVEMEQESVNKAMVAVETARDEATAAEHELEISQQAVKDANAAISAAQHRFDSFAAATYMNGPSDGYLTAKSPDDIIAAATATRAMTASTQTVMANLQRARTEQVNKESAARLAKQKADKAAAEAKASQDAAVAALTDTQRKFDEQREEVNRLAAERDEAQARLQAARLVAWSSAGGQGTPAEMWDPGAGPGGGRRWDGWDPSLPQIPSANIPGDPIAVVNQVLGYSATSAQVTAQMGRNFLQQLGILKPTDTGITNAPAGSTHAGRIPRVYGRQASEYVIRRGMSQIGVPYSWGGGNAAGPSKGIDSGAGITGFDCSGLVLYSFAGVGIKLPHYSGSQYNLGRKIPTSQMRRGDVIFYGPGGSQHVTIYLGDGQMLEAPDIGLKVRVAPVRTSGMTPFVVRYIEW